The Salmo salar chromosome ssa06, Ssal_v3.1, whole genome shotgun sequence sequence ACTTTTactaataaataaatattaattCATGAAACTGAGCATCCTTCTTACAATCCTGTTTCACAAGACAGACTTGGAAGTCATACAGAAGATGAGTGTGACGGAGACATACAAGCCAAATGTTTTCAAACTACTTGCAAAGCATGGAAAAAAGACACATTGCTGTTATACTGAAGTGCAATCTTTCTAAATGGAATGTAACTGTGTGAGGCCATATAATGAAACCTACAGGTAAAAACATGATAACTAACACATCGCCAAGGCATATTCTTCTAAAGTGAAACGTGGGCACAGTTATCGGAACAGGGTCACGTGTTCTTCGCCCActagatgtttttgttgttaaagCTTGTTAGCTCCACTAGTTTCAAAGTCATCAATAAATGTATAGTACCTCCAACAGTGTAAGTATTTTAATGTCTCTTTATTGACTCTCTAGTTAGGACAGTGAATGGGCTATGCCCCGCCCTGCCCCGCCCTGCCCCGCCCTGCCCCCGCCCCCCTTGTACTCTCTGTTCTCTGGCGCCAAGGCCACCGACAGGGGGGGCTGGGGAGGGGCTAGACATCTAGATCGTCTGGCCTTGGCCGACTGCTCATGCGACTGCTGGCTCGACTGCAAGGCCTGGGGTCCATCAGGGCCAACGGCTGCAGCTCGTGCCCTGGGGTCATTTTCTTACTCTCCTGGGTGTCGTCAGGGAAGTCAAAGGCCTGTGCGTGGGAGTTGGAGATGGTGCTGCCATTATGGCCCAGGCGGTTCTGCTCTGTGCTGTAGTTGGCCCAGTTTTGCTCGTTGGCTTGCTTGTTGTAGTTGCGAACGGAGTTGGTTCTCTCCCCAGTGGCCAGCTTGTACCCCGGGGGTGACATGGGTGACAGGGGGGCAGTGGGAGAGGAACAGCCATTATAGTATGCATACTTAGTGGTGGACAGATCCTTGGGAGTGGGGCTTAATGTCCCAGTGCCAGGGTAGTGGACGGGCGGTTGTTTCCCTTTCACGCGGTCTTTGATCCTCTTGAACGTCACGTAGAAGagctcaatgacattcagaaccagggagaccagagagactacCAGCATGAAGATGATGAAGACGGTTTTCTCAGTGGGTCTGGAGAGGAAACAGTCCACTCTGTGAGGGCAGGGGGACCTCTCACAGGTGTAGACAGCGGCCAAGCTGAAGCCGTAAATGTACCACTGTATGACCAGGAAGCCCACCTCAAAGATGGACTTAAAGAAAATGCTGACAATGTAGGTTCTCAAGAGGGCTCCCTTCATCTTAACCTTCCCATGCTCCTCCAGCCCATGCTTGAGCTTTTTTAACTCAATCTTCTTCAGAGGTACGTCCACGTCGCCTCCGTCGTTCTGGATGGTTTTCAGCCCTTCCTCTTTGCGGTTAATCTTCTGCTCTATTCTCAACAGGTAGAACACATGGGCAAGGTAGAGAAGAGTCGGCGTCGAGACAAAGATAATCTGTAACACCCAGAACCTTACATGTGATATAGGAAAGGATTTGTCGTAGCACACGTTCTCACAACCAGGTTGCTGGGTGTTGCACTTGAAGGCGGACTGCTCGTCCCCCCAGGCAGACTCCACAGCCGTCCCCAGCACCAGGATCCTGAAGATGAAGAGGACAGAGAGCCACACCTTCCCTCCAGCCGTGGAGTAAGCCTGAACCTTGTCCAGTAGCCTCCCCAAAGCACTCCAGTCACCCATGATGGAGTTTTAGCTGCAATTAGACAGAAAATAATGAATATACTGTAAGTGTTCAAACATATTCCTATATACAGTAAACACGGTTATATAGCACTATATCTCAAGTTACATTTGTGAattggatcaaatcaaatcaaattttaattgtcacatgcgccgaatacaacaggtgtagaccatacagtgaaatgcttacttacaagcccttaaccaatgatgcagttttaagaaaatacaagtCAAAATAAAAGTttcaaaaaagtaagagataagaaaaacaaataattaaaaagcagcagtaaataacaatagcggggctatatacagggggtaccggtacagagtcaatgtgtcaaacACATCTCAATGTTTGAGGAAAATCTTGTGATGGCTGTAGTGACGCACAGAACAAATCCAATTGCCGGAAAAGACCTGAACAAGACCGATGTCAAGCGCCACCTTTCACTATGCTTAATGAATCGTCAATCCGGAGAGCCATTTTAAAGGCTATTGTCTTCCTATTGGAAGTAACGAGAGGAGGATCACATTGTGTGGTCCTACCAGTGTTGATGGAACTTTTTAAAATACTAAGTAAGTGAACAGTGTAATGGTAGATGATAGGACCCAGGTTGGGGAAACACAAGCGCAGACATTTGTTTCCCCTTCATCGGCAGGGTATGAAAACATGCGCCGGGGACCTGTTTCTCATCAAACCATTGTTTGTTAACAACTGTAATAAACATGAAACAACGCAGAAATAAGAGACGCCGACCAAATTAAAAGATGTCAAATAGCGTGTATGTAAGCATTTGTCAATGTTAAATTGTGCCGTACTGTGTAATCTAAGGATTGCTATGTAAATACCCCCCCCCAGTCTCAAAGAAATGTCGTGCAGTTGTAGACACAGTTACTGTTCCTAACATAACACATGCATTTACTAGTCAGCTGAGAAAATAACTATACGGTCTTCAGAATAGATGCCATTTTCTTATCCTCATTAACTATCATCCTCAGTAGATATCATTCCCAAAATCTGGTAGAAACTCTACCTATACAGCCTATGAAGGAAGTGGACAGTGTACTAAGGCGCGATACTGTACTAAGGCACGATACTCTCTGCTCTCAGTGCAAGCCTAAGACTGGGGACCAACAGCTCTCCTGCTGGGGAGTGTCTGGAACACGCTCTCTCTGAGCCTCTGAGTCTGGAGCACAGGGCCCCAGTTCATTGTATGCATTTTAGTGACCTGCCTAGCTCCGCTACAAAGACCCAATTCTTACAGATACTAATGACACTGCATGTCAGATAGGAATCAAGTTTGTAAACATGAATACTACCCGAATAAAGATCCCAGGAATGACTGCACAATTAACAAACATGGATCAGTAGAAGCCATCTGTTGGAGGGTGTACCAACAGCATGGCTTCACTTAGCTAATGCTGTActccataggctactgtacaggATGCCTACAGTATAGTGGAAAATAACCAAGGACTGCTTCTTACTCAATAATGATGGTACCatgatgtaaaaaaatatatttaaaaaatgtttcacTGAGTCATTTATAGGCCTATTTAATATCACAGTACCATTTGGAAACTAGAAGAAGAAGAAACACGTCCATGTAGACGTTGCTGATCTACAGTAAGAAACCCACTGATGCCATCGTCCCCCTGAGATCTCTGATCTTGACATTATGTTATTACAGCAATGAAACGAGAAGTTGGGTGAATAAAGCAATTTGTAAGGTTGTAAGCACATCAGCTCAACTTCAAGATCTCCTTACATTGGAAGAGGATTTAAACTGTGCTCTCAAGATGCAAGGAAGACGTTTAAAAATCCGAGTAGCCCAACTCGATCACATTTCATGAAGATTTTCTATAAGGCCAAAGAAAAATATCAATGAAACATGTCAATATGCTTGGTTACGATGTAGCTTGTTTTAAAACAAAtcaatccccagtttacaatttaTAAACTGTTCAGTTAAAGTCCTCTATAAAGCGTGTAATAATTATTCATTCCATGCTGCTTTGAGTAATTTGCCGCAGGTTACTCGTTTATCTTAAAAGCACCAAACACACGAAATTGGAAAAATAAAACAGCAAAAGAAACAGATGGATCATTTAAACTTTTCCTTGTTAAACCCTGAAAAAATTAAATGTTTTATAAAGGATCTAGTATGGACCATACTATATCGGATAGCCTATAGAAATACAATGCGTCTGGATTGGCACAGCGTGCCTGGAATCTGAGCGCAAATTAGTTTCTTCTGACAGTGACAAAAAACATATATAGATACGAATTTTTACTTCTTCATGTCAATAATGGCAGTTGATATAGCGCAAAGCTTACCTGGAAAGTTACTGAGAAGTCAGAAGAGAGCCCTTAGGGACTTTCTCCGTCACTTCTTCAAAACAGTCACCGCTTTCTTGAAATCCAAGTTTGGGACCACGGAGAATCTGAGACTGACTTGTCAAACTTTCCTTGCTTATAACAGTCCACATACGGGCtgggggagagaaaaaaaaagtaacGATGGAGAGAAAAGTTTGGAGTCAGTCACCTGACCCCTACGTCAAGACTTAGACATCCTTACGCTCTGTTTCTGTACTTTTCTTCTACTGAAATGTAATTGTGCTATAGAAAAATGAACCTTTTTTATAACAAAGATTAATAACACCTTTTTCAGACCAGTATGGATTTAAAACTTTACCAAGACCAAGTCTACAGCCTATACTAAAGCGTTCTGTATTAGGTCCTGTGGGCAAACCTGTAAACTAGTAGCCTAGTTGTGGAATATGCTATGTTTTAATGGGTGAAAATAATTCATATTAATCGCATGTAGATCAAAACATGTTTGATCATCTTGTTTTTCATCATTTCTTatgccatgttatgttgttgtcataGGTCTCCCTTTATGTCgttttgtgttgtctctcttgtgttttgtcctacatttatatttcatgtatttttaatcccagcccccgtcctcgcaggaggccttttgccttttggtaggccgtcattgtaaataagaacttgttcttaactgacttgccttgttaaataaaggttcaataaaaatgaCAGACCGAAAGTGTCAAACATGAATCAAGatgagagttttttttttttttttagtcatttagcagacgctcttatccagagcgacttacagtagtgaatgcatatatttcattttcatttcatacatctttttttttttttttttcttcttcgtacttggccccccgtggcaatcgaacccacaaccctggcgttgcaaacaccatgctctaccaactgagctacggggaaggcTAATTCATCAAGAAACCTACCGATTTTATGTTGCACTGTAATATGGAACTTTGACATGAAAGGTAACTTGTGTTGCGTGTGCTTATGTACATCGAACTAGACCTATAGATAAGACTATAACATATAGCCTATACTGCAGATCAGCAGTGCTGTTAACGTGATCTCAATCACCAAGtttatgctgccatctagtgtATGCTCTGGGAATGAGCGGCTGTGTGGTGTTTTTCTAATTTCTTTTTAACAGTATACATAGCCTGCCAAACATTTGTCATTGCACTGTCAGCATAGAAATGAACTGTAATATGAACAAATACATACTGAATTCACTGGAATGTAACTTTACACTTTTTATATTACTTGTAGGCCACCCATTACAGTATGTCACTTCACAGAGCAGAATATCATCAAGTGAAATCTATTGGAAGCCTAACACGTGTTTTTCTGTTCCTCCAACAGTTCAGCTTCGCTCTGGAATCTGTGAAGGCATGAGTGAGTGATCTTTATGTCTATCCATGATACAGTACCATGCTGGTGCTTCATTGTAGAGGGTGGCTGTGTTCTCAGACGAGTTAATATGCAGTGGGCACTGTTTCTTGGCTCCACATTTTACTCTAGTGCAAATCAAATAAAACACCTCGACCACATTCAAAAGCAGAGACACACAGGCCACAACAAGCATGGATATTATGAAAATGGTCTTCTCTGTAGGACGGGACATGAAGTATTCAGCATCCAGTTTGGAACTGGGCTCTTGTTGACATTGGAAGAAGGATTTCATGACAAACCCGTATAAGTAGTACTGTCCCACAATAAAAGCGAGCTCTAACGCTATCTTAAAGAGCAATTGGGTCATGTAGCTACGCAGCAGTATTACCTTGATTTAGATTTTCCCCCGGTCATCTGTGTATTTGGGCTTCTTCAACTTGCCATTATCTTCTTGGTTGTGCAGTATGACTCTTAGCTTGTTCTCCTGGCTGATGACATGCATGGCATGGCCCAGGTACAGAAGAGTTGGAGTGGAGATGAAGATGATCTGCATGACCCAGAAACGGATGTGTGATATGGGGAAGATCCAGTCATAGCAGACATTTTCACAACCAGGTTCTTCGTTGTTGCAGAAGAAATCAGACTGTTCGTCGCCCCACACGCTCTCCGCTCCAGCACCCAGAACCAGGATCCTGAAGATAAACAGGACACTCATCCATATCTTCCCAATCACCGTTGAGTGGGACTGCACCTTGTCCAGTAATTTAGAAAGATATGACCAGTCCCCCATTGCGGCTGATTAGTATCTATGGAATAAGAAAAGGAGTAGTCTAACATTTTATTCAGGAATCCCTTCATAGAGAAATAGTTAAATCCTACTAAGATTATACTTTGACTTTGATAGTAGACTAGTGAGCTGTCAACCCGACTGGAGAAGTACATTTGTTTCACAGGACTATTTTAAAATTaagtttaaataatttctaatcAAAATCTATGATAGTTTATTGTATATTTCTATTGACATCTACGTTTACATGATATACTGTATTATCCTCAGTTTGTACAAAACTGATTTACTCACCAGTTTTGTTGCTTAGGTCAGAAATACATTTTAATCTACAAGCCGGAGGCGAGGAATAATGTTTGTGCCCATGGATTAGGATGTTGAAAGACTGAAAGGGTAGGCCATTCTTATAAACCTGACGGTTTGGTCAGCCTGACTCACAGTCACACTGCATGCTTGTTGTCACACTTTTACACCAATCAGACTTCACTTATGAATTTGACCCATGCAACAATGGGTCATTTCCTTGAAAAGTGGATGACCTTTTGATGCTCCACCCTCACCTCATGTTAACTTCAGCACAAAGAAGATCTAAACATGTGAGATCCAAACACACTCCGTGGAGTCATTCAACCCTCTCTGACTGTATTGTCTGCAGAAAGTTAGTGGTTCTTACCGGATGTTTGTCTTATCTGAATGTTTGTGTCAGTACTTGAAATGATTGTACACAGCTGAGATCCTCCATGAGTAAACGCATCTGTTGATgttagacatctttgaaaagtacAGTTGCCTACTCTCTACAGTAGGTAAGAACCAAATACCATGGGTCGTGTTTGATAACATCCATGAATCCACCATGGCCTTTTGGATTTACAGACACTTGATTCCTTCACAGGGATGAGACATTGGGTGTTGACTGACCAATGATAACATATTTAGTTGAAAAAGCAGTTCTGAGGAAGAACATGAGTTCCACCTTCCTTGGTTTAAAcatttgtaaagaggaatgaaaATCATGCAGGGTGTCAGTGAGTATCGGGGTGGACGGTGTTGACAACATAATGATACAAACCGATGTCAAACTGTAAGAGGAGAGAATCCAATTCATCAAGAGAGTTCAGTAGAAAATAACTGGCGTGAAGAGACGGTGCTCACCTCTGAGGTAAGAAAGCTGCTTTGGTTTAACAGTTGTATTCAGGTGGTACTGTATCCTTGAGCTTACGTGGCAGCAAAACATGTTACATAGAACATCGGCTGACTACTTTATTTACATTTGTAATAACACAATTATTATCACGTTTTCATTTTTTTGTCTTCCCTTTGACCAATTAGCCAAACTTCAATCACGGAGGACTGGTCCTTTCTTGCCTTCCTGTTGGACAAAGTACAATCCCACTCTACGGTTGTCGGGAAGGTTTGACTGACTGTCCTGTTTGTGTTTAGACTGCTGGTACTGGTGGCAGGGATCGACAAAGTATGGGGAGATGAACAATCCTATATGGTCTGCAAAACACTTTTATCGGGCTGTAAGAGTTTGTGCTAAGACCGGGCTTTCCCCATCTCCCACATCTGCTTCTGGGTTCTTCAGATCGTCTTCATCTCCACCACCACTCGGGTTTACCTGGCTCATGTCATACACGTCATCCGCAGGGAGAACCAGCTAAGACACCAACAATCAAAAGGAAATAATGGAATTGTGAAATCACCACGAAATACACTGATGCCAAGGAGAAAGTTCACATATAGGGGACCTTGCTTGTCAGTAACATGTTCATGTGTTTTTTTAAGATTCTATTTGAGGTTGGATTCATAGTGGGTCAGTATTCCCTGTATGGCTTCGTGTTGCCCAGTAAGATTAAATGCAGTGGATACCCATGTAAGGGAGACCGTGTAGAGTGCTTCATGTCATGGCCCACTGAGAACGCTATCTTTATCATCTTCTTGCAGGTGATGGCTTGTGTCTCTTTGCTCCTCAATGTGGTTGAGATGTTCTACCTGATTGGGTCAAAGGTTAGGCAGGGGCGTAGCAGCCCTTCAGCAGCTGAGATGTATGCACTTAATGACAAACACAGTTTGATAAAGATGCGTTTTGCTAGATGTCCGGTTGAATCGCTGTCTATCTTCGTAATTAGTTTTCTCATGTATAGATATCCATGCTGATGAAAGCCATGCAGTGTAGACCTCACAACTATAACAAGAGATCCCAAATACAGTAGAATGCTGTTGATTTTACCAGTGATCTCTGACTCTGTTGTGTAACACTGATTGAATGTATTGCATAGATGTTTCATTTGTGTTACACCCTTTTACCACCATGGGGTGTGGCATATGCAGGTAACACTGGGATGTTGTAATGAATAATGAGACATTGCTGAGTTGTGACTTAAATATCTCATATGTCTAGGAATGTTAGAGGAGATTAGATGCATAGGCTACCGACATCTGGGTTaacggcggcaggtagcctagtggttgagagcgttgggcaagtaactgaaaggtcgctggtttgaatcccttagtcggctaggtgaaaaatctgcctaTGTgcatttgagcaaggcacttaaccctaaatgCTCCTTTAatttgctctggataagactgtctgctaaatgattaaaatgtgaCTGAATTCGTTGTTTTTTGTGTGCGTTTCTTGGGTGACACCTAGCCAGGTGTTGTAACCAGAATGTGAACCCCAACCTAGCAAGGGGGCAGGAGGCAAACCATGCCAGCTCGGCCGAGGGCCACGTGTTGGTTGTGGAAAACAGACACGGTTTTAGATACAAACTGTTTGATTGATACAGGTTCCACGGGGTGCATGATCACAGAGAGTTTCTTTAAAGAAACCTACACCTTGAAGCTGAAGGTGTAGGTCTGCTGTCAGATTGTGGTTGGCTTGTGCTGAAGCAGAAAAGGGTCTAGACATCCCTTATGTAGGCAACCTAGAGTTGGATGTACTGGTAATAGGTAAAACCCTTTCAAAAccaaaattattttattttatatttatatattttctccccaatttcgtgatatccccaattggtagttacagtcttgtcccgtaCGGACtccggagaggcgaaggtcgagagccatgcgtcctccgaaacatgaccaaaccctcccctaaaccggacgagctgggacaattgtgcaccgccttatgggtctcctggtcgtggccggctgcaacatcgaacccgggtctgtagtgatgcctcaaacactgcgatacagtgccttagactgctgccaaTCTCGGGAGGCCAAAACAGGGAATTCTGTCATGTCTGCTCCCGGTCTTCCCCCTGGGCGCACGAGGGCGccggctccccagcattacgcactcctgccaccatcattacgcacacctgcttccCTTGTCACGCGCATTAGCAATTTATTGgattcacctggactcaatcacctgtttattacctcccctatatttgtcagttccccagctctgttccccgctgctgcattgattgtcgTCTGTCTTTGTATatccgtgtgctgacgctgttcctgtcttgttccatGTCTGTTCCTAATGAaatgttgactccccgtacctgatTCTCGactccagcgtcggtccttaTAGAATTCTAGTTGTCAAGGACTCCATGGACCCAGATATcagggagagaaaaggggaggtTCCAGGACCAGTGGGAATGAATGTAATTCAAAATTATTTCAGCATTCTCAAGCAGCATCATGGTCCACAATACTGCCAGATACCAGTGTGAAGCCACATTTAGGCAGGCCTTAGAGGTATGTTGAGCCTAGGACAAACAGGACAACAAGTTTGTAAATCTTCTCTCCCCTGCAGACCTTTTAATCCCACTATGAAGTTGGTCTCAGCCACTGGCTGCCAGGATGGGCTGAGctcaggggtaccagtactgttAGAATCTTTGACACCAGAGGAAGGTGACTTACCAGCAGGTATCTTGATCACCTTTATAGCTCAAGAAACAGGCCAGTTAATGATGCCAGTTATGAATGTGGGGGTAGCGAATGTGTATCTGGAACCAGGTATGCATTTAGCCTCCGCCCAGTCAGCAGAGGTGGTGTTTAGCAGTTCAGAAACAAAGGTTATGTTTACAGGTTTTCCCGATGagagtaggtctactgtattcaTAGAACATATTCAGGTGTGTTCAAAACCAGATAAACCATCCATTTCACAACAGGTGAACGATCTACAGTTTCACAAATTGAGTCCATCTCAGGAAGAACAGGTCAGGGGTTTACTGCGTAAGTACTCGGATGTTTTTGCTAAAGGGGATGGAGATGTAGGATACACTGACCTGATAGAACATGAGATTCCTCACATAGATGATGTTCCAGTATGTCAGAGGTACAGATGTTTTCCACCAAGTCAGTAGAAGAAGGTCAAGGCTCACATCAAACTGCTGTTAGAGCAGAAGATTATCAGGGAGACGGCAAGCCCGCATTCCTCACCTACAGTTATTGTTATGAAGAAGGATGGCTCAATAAAGATGTGGATGGATTACAGGAGACTGAATGCTACAACGAGACGAGATGCTTACCCACTCCCAAGAAGTGAAGAATCCTGGATGCACTGAGTGGCGCCTGCTGGTTCCCCACCCTGGAGCTGGTGAGTGGCTTCAACCAGGTGGAGGTGGCAGAGAAAGACAAACACAAAACTGCTTTTTTCCCCCGGATGCCTGCGACACGGGACTAGGGGCCCAGGTACACGATAGAGGGGAGCAAAAATAAAATAGCATTCAAAAGTACCAAAACATCAGCaaagaagcataggaactgagaagtggtctgtggtccccacctgcagaaccactcctttattgggggtgtcttgctaattgcctatcatttccacctgttgtctattccatttgcacaacagcatgtggaatttattgtcaatcagtgttgcttcctaagtggacagtttgatttcacagaagtgtgattgacttggagttacattgtgttgtttaagtgttccctttattttttttgagcagtgtatataatgtTTTTTATATATGCAGTACATCACAGTCATATCCaacattattggcacccttgataaatacacactctataaaataaataatacaaatctaAGCTACAGTATATTGTAATATTATTTTATGCTAATAGAATTGCTCagagataaaaataaaaaaaaatattgctcagtcatttaaaaaatctaaaaaagATACTGGTCAAAATGACTGGCAACCCTGTTTTCAGTACCTTTCAATACCTCATCTTGTGAGGATAATGGCACTAAAcatgtcctggtacttggtaaaggGCCCAAGGACAAGTGGAAGGCAAAATAgctccataacatcaaagatccaccaccaacatatttgatgttatggggctatttcgctccactggtcctggggccattGTTAAGGTCATACGCATTATgaacccagtaccaggacattttagacctggttgcctctgcaagGAGGCTAAAACGGACAAAAGTgcatcttccagcaagacaataacctcaagcaaacatcaaaatccacagagaaatggttaattgacaacaaaataatctcagtctctggacttgaaccccattaaaaagctgtggtttgaattgaagaggggaTTCCAAAAGCACAGAccaaggatatcaaggatctggattCTGATAAAACACCTCGACCACATTCAAAGCAGAGACACACAGGCCACAACAAGCATGGATATTATGAAAATGGTCTTCTCTGTAGGACGGGACATGAAGTACTCAGCAAATCCAGTTTTGGAATGGGTTGTTGACATTGGAAGAAGGATTTTCATGACAAAACCCGTATAAGTAGTACTGTCCCACAATAAAAGCGAGCTCTAACGCTATCTTAAAGAGCAATTGGGTCATGTAGCTACGCAGCAGTATTACCTGATTTAGATTTTCCCTGTCATCTGTGTATTTGGGCTTCTTCAACTTGCCATTATCTTCTTGGTTGTGCAGTATGACTCTTAGCTTGTTCTCCTGGCTGATGACAGCATGGCATGGCCCAGGTACAGAAGAGTTGGAGTGGAGATGAAGATGATCTGCATGACCCAGAAACGGATGTGTGATATGGGGAAGATCCAGTCATAGCAGACATTTTCACAACCAGGTTCTTCGTTGTTGCAGAAGAAATCAGACTGTTCGTCGCCCCACACGCCCGCTCCAGCACCCAGAACCAGGATCCTGAAGATAAACAGGACACTCATCCATATCTTCCCAATCACCGTTGAGTGGGACTGCACCTTGTCCAGTAATTTAGGAAAGATATGACCCAGTCCCCATTGCGGCTGATTAGTATCTATGGAATAAGAAAAGGAGTAGTCTAACATTTTATTCAGGAATCCCTTCATAGAGAAATAGTTAAATCCTACTAAGATTATACTTTGACTTTGATAGTAGACTAGTGAGCTGTCAACCCGACTGGAGAAGTACATTTGTTTCACAGGACTATTTTAAAATTaagtttaaataatttctaatcAAAATCTATGATAGTTTATTGTATATTTCTATTGACATCTACGTTTACATGATATACTGTATTATCCTCAGTTTGTACAAAACTGATTTACTCACCAGTTTTGTTGCTTAGGTCAGAAATACATTTTAATCTACAAGCCGGAGGCGAGGAATAATGTTTGTGCCCATGGATTAGGATGTTGAAAGACTGAAAGGGTAGGCCATTCTTATAAACCTGACGGTTTGGTCAGCCTGACTCACAGTCACACTGCATGCTTGTTGTCACACTTTTACACCAATCAGACTTCACTTATGAATTTGACCCATGCAACAATGGGTCATTTCCTTGAAAAGTGGATGACCTTTTGATGCTCCACCCTCACCTCATGTTAACTTCAGCACAAAGAAGATCTAAACATGTGAGATCCAAACACACTCCGTGGAGTCATTCAACCCTCTCTGACTGTATTGTCTGCAGAAAGTTAGTGGTTCTTACCGGATGTTTGTCTTATCTGAATGTTTGTGTCAGTACTTGAAATGATTGTACACAGCTGAGATCCTCCATGAGTAAACGCATCTGTTGATgttagacatctttgaaaa is a genomic window containing:
- the LOC106607775 gene encoding gap junction alpha-1 protein; the protein is MGDWSALGRLLDKVQAYSTAGGKVWLSVLFIFRILVLGTAVESAWGDEQSAFKCNTQQPGCENVCYDKSFPISHVRFWVLQIIFVSTPTLLYLAHVFYLLRIEQKINRKEEGLKTIQNDGGDVDVPLKKIELKKLKHGLEEHGKVKMKGALLRTYIVSIFFKSIFEVGFLVIQWYIYGFSLAAVYTCERSPCPHRVDCFLSRPTEKTVFIIFMLVVSLVSLVLNVIELFYVTFKRIKDRVKGKQPPVHYPGTGTLSPTPKDLSTTKYAYYNGCSSPTAPLSPMSPPGYKLATGERTNSVRNYNKQANEQNWANYSTEQNRLGHNGSTISNSHAQAFDFPDDTQESKKMTPGHELQPLALMDPRPCSRASSRMSSRPRPDDLDV